One genomic segment of Pandoraea sputorum includes these proteins:
- the ctaD gene encoding cytochrome c oxidase subunit I: MSSIAHDHVAGHDDHAHDHPHGWRRWLFATNHKDIGTLYMIFSFVMLLSGGVMALMIRAELFEPGLQFIRPEFFNQLTTMHGLVMIFGAIMPAFVGFANWMIPLQIGASDMAFARMNNFSFWLLPVGGLLLISSFLVPGGATAAGWTMYAPLSVQMGPGQDLAIFGAHILGASSIMGAINIIVTILNMRAPGMTLMKMPMFVWTWLITAYLLIAVMPVLAGAITMLLTDRHFGTSFFNAAGGGDPVMYQHIFWFFGHPEVYIMILPAFGIVSQVIPAFSRKPLFGYSSMVYATASIAILSFMVWAHHMFVTGMPVTGQLFFMYATMLISVPTGVKVFNWVATMWKGSLTFETPMLFSVGFLFVFTMGGFTGLILSLAPLDIQMHGTYYVVAHFHYVLVAGSLFALFAGFYYWVPKWTGHMYNEWRGKFHFWGSLITFNVTFFPMHFLGLAGMPRRYADYPAQFTDFNQIATIGAFGFGLMQVYFLFWVAIPTWRGGKAAEAKPWDGAQGLEWTVPSPAPFHTFETPPKVH, from the coding sequence ATGAGTTCCATCGCTCACGATCACGTGGCGGGTCACGACGATCACGCGCACGACCATCCGCACGGATGGCGTCGCTGGCTGTTCGCGACGAATCACAAGGACATCGGCACGTTGTACATGATCTTCTCGTTCGTCATGCTGCTCTCGGGCGGCGTGATGGCGTTGATGATCCGTGCGGAATTGTTCGAACCGGGCCTGCAGTTCATTCGTCCGGAGTTCTTCAACCAGCTCACCACCATGCACGGGCTGGTGATGATTTTCGGCGCGATCATGCCGGCGTTCGTGGGATTCGCGAACTGGATGATCCCGCTGCAAATCGGCGCGTCGGATATGGCGTTCGCGCGCATGAACAACTTCAGCTTCTGGCTGCTGCCGGTGGGTGGTCTGCTGCTGATCTCGTCGTTCCTCGTGCCGGGCGGTGCGACCGCTGCAGGCTGGACGATGTACGCACCGCTGTCAGTGCAGATGGGGCCGGGCCAGGATCTGGCGATCTTCGGGGCGCACATCTTGGGCGCGTCGTCGATCATGGGCGCCATCAACATCATCGTCACGATTCTGAACATGCGCGCACCGGGCATGACGCTGATGAAGATGCCGATGTTCGTGTGGACGTGGCTCATCACCGCCTACCTGCTCATCGCCGTGATGCCGGTGCTTGCCGGTGCGATCACGATGCTGCTCACGGACCGTCACTTCGGTACGTCGTTCTTCAACGCAGCGGGCGGCGGCGACCCGGTCATGTATCAGCACATCTTCTGGTTCTTCGGACACCCGGAGGTGTACATCATGATTCTGCCGGCGTTCGGGATCGTGTCGCAGGTGATTCCGGCGTTCTCGCGCAAGCCGTTGTTCGGCTATAGCTCGATGGTGTATGCCACGGCGTCGATTGCGATTCTGTCGTTCATGGTGTGGGCGCACCACATGTTCGTGACGGGCATGCCGGTCACTGGCCAACTGTTCTTTATGTACGCGACGATGCTGATCTCCGTGCCCACGGGCGTGAAGGTCTTCAACTGGGTCGCCACGATGTGGAAGGGCTCGCTCACGTTCGAGACGCCGATGCTCTTCTCCGTCGGCTTCCTCTTCGTGTTCACGATGGGCGGCTTTACGGGCCTGATTCTCTCGCTCGCCCCGCTCGACATTCAGATGCACGGCACTTACTACGTGGTGGCGCACTTCCACTACGTGTTAGTGGCCGGCTCGCTCTTCGCACTATTCGCCGGGTTCTATTACTGGGTGCCGAAGTGGACGGGCCACATGTACAACGAGTGGCGCGGCAAGTTCCACTTCTGGGGCTCGCTCATCACGTTCAACGTGACGTTCTTCCCCATGCACTTCCTGGGGCTGGCGGGCATGCCGCGTCGCTATGCCGATTACCCGGCGCAGTTCACGGACTTCAATCAGATCGCGACCATCGGCGCGTTCGGCTTCGGCCTGAT